From Cecembia calidifontis, one genomic window encodes:
- a CDS encoding ArsR/SmtB family transcription factor, which produces MTKTCIRVYADEQQIKQCKTAIETVDDEVIRIARALNLAGNEVRLKILFLLDKESKMCPCDLSDILDMTVPAISQHLRKLKDAGLVETNKVGQTIFYSISESNNLILNPILELLTSEKESTI; this is translated from the coding sequence ATGACGAAAACTTGTATTAGGGTTTATGCTGATGAACAACAGATCAAACAGTGTAAGACAGCCATTGAAACAGTAGATGATGAAGTAATCCGAATAGCAAGGGCACTCAACCTTGCTGGTAATGAAGTGCGCCTAAAAATTCTGTTTCTATTGGACAAGGAATCCAAAATGTGTCCATGTGATCTTAGCGATATTCTGGATATGACAGTTCCTGCAATTTCTCAGCATTTGAGAAAGCTCAAAGATGCAGGGCTGGTTGAAACAAACAAAGTAGGTCAAACAATATTCTACTCTATTTCCGAATCCAACAACCTCATTCTAAATCCAATATTGGAGCTATTAACATCAGAAAAAGAATCAACAATATGA
- a CDS encoding cation diffusion facilitator family transporter, translating into MQRTIFKIQKMDCPSEEQMVRMKLQNFEQIKTLEFDIPNRKLDVYHSGNPELILSALETLNLNTTLISTEETNATIEADTNKSQRKVLWIVLIINFVFFGLEMLFGIFSNSMGLIADSLDMLADSIVYALALFAVGGTIALKNNIAKFAGYFQIILAIIGFVEVIRRFIGIEAMPDFKTMIVVSVLALIANVFCLYLLQKHKSKEAHMQASMIFTSNDVIINTGVITAGLLVNWLNSSYPDLIIGAIVFIIVARGAYRILQLAK; encoded by the coding sequence ATGCAAAGGACAATATTCAAAATCCAAAAAATGGACTGCCCAAGTGAGGAGCAAATGGTGAGAATGAAACTTCAAAATTTTGAACAGATAAAAACTCTTGAATTTGATATTCCCAACCGAAAATTAGACGTATATCATAGCGGAAACCCAGAGCTGATTTTATCGGCTTTGGAAACACTAAATCTTAATACCACATTGATTTCAACCGAAGAAACCAATGCAACTATTGAAGCAGACACCAACAAAAGCCAACGGAAAGTACTTTGGATAGTCCTAATAATAAATTTCGTTTTCTTTGGATTGGAAATGCTGTTCGGTATTTTTTCCAATTCAATGGGATTAATAGCAGACAGTTTAGATATGCTTGCCGACAGCATTGTTTACGCATTAGCCTTATTCGCTGTAGGTGGAACAATCGCCTTAAAAAATAACATTGCCAAATTTGCAGGTTACTTTCAAATAATTTTAGCAATTATTGGCTTTGTAGAAGTCATCAGGCGTTTTATCGGAATAGAAGCGATGCCCGATTTTAAAACAATGATTGTTGTTTCTGTTCTGGCATTAATTGCAAACGTATTTTGTCTTTACCTCTTGCAAAAGCACAAAAGTAAAGAAGCCCATATGCAAGCGAGTATGATTTTCACTTCAAATGATGTAATCATTAACACAGGAGTAATAACAGCAGGACTTTTAGTGAATTGGCTCAATTCATCCTATCCTGACTTAATCATAGGAGCAATTGTATTTATCATTGTAGCAAGGGGAGCATACAGAATATTACAACTTGCTAAATAG
- a CDS encoding phenylacetate--CoA ligase family protein: MDTVITLKQGKNAIEKRQKNRFAEMVNYARANSPYYRELYKHLPVHVEDTKLLPVTNKKELMEHFNDFVTDTEVTLEKVQVFVDKPEFIGEYFLDKYTVATTSGTTGKKGIFLIDERSFKVAGALGFRTLSSWLSFSDLLRILKGRGRLAMVNAMGGHFASAIAAVRLQKKRSKRFLVLPVSMPMHEMVEKLNQFQPILLAPYASMGSLLASEQEAGRLHINPALIVLSAEGVPEREFVRISEAFKAKVYDSYAATECPFLSYRCRYGWLHVDSDWVVVEPVDKDYKPVSPGKQSYTVLISNLANKIQPILRYDLGDSVLQKPEPCKCGNPLPAIRVQGRSSDVLTFPKDGEKVTIAPLAFSAVAAHISGIDLFQLVQTSPTNLRVRLKLSAGAEPELVWQKVLAELTGALKENRLDNITLEQAEELPEQTSGGKYREVIPLKNI, from the coding sequence GTGGATACAGTTATAACCTTAAAGCAAGGAAAAAATGCAATCGAAAAAAGACAAAAAAATCGCTTTGCCGAAATGGTGAATTACGCACGGGCTAACTCACCATACTATCGTGAATTATACAAACACTTGCCAGTGCATGTTGAAGATACGAAGCTGTTACCCGTTACAAATAAAAAGGAGTTAATGGAGCATTTTAATGATTTTGTTACAGATACAGAGGTAACCCTCGAAAAGGTTCAGGTTTTTGTTGATAAGCCGGAGTTCATCGGAGAGTATTTCTTAGACAAATACACGGTGGCCACTACTTCCGGAACTACAGGAAAGAAGGGAATATTCCTGATTGATGAGAGAAGCTTCAAAGTAGCGGGCGCTCTTGGATTTCGCACTTTGAGTTCCTGGCTGAGTTTTAGTGACCTCCTTCGCATTCTCAAAGGTCGAGGACGTTTAGCTATGGTAAATGCTATGGGCGGCCATTTTGCTTCGGCAATAGCTGCTGTGCGCTTACAAAAGAAACGTAGCAAAAGATTCCTTGTCTTACCTGTAAGTATGCCTATGCATGAAATGGTGGAAAAACTAAATCAATTTCAACCCATCCTTCTTGCTCCTTATGCAAGTATGGGTTCACTTCTTGCCAGCGAACAGGAAGCAGGACGCTTGCATATTAATCCGGCACTTATCGTACTTTCCGCAGAAGGCGTTCCTGAAAGAGAGTTCGTGCGTATTTCTGAAGCATTTAAAGCAAAAGTATATGATAGCTATGCCGCTACTGAGTGCCCTTTTCTAAGTTATAGATGCAGATATGGCTGGCTGCATGTTGACAGTGATTGGGTAGTGGTTGAACCTGTTGATAAAGACTACAAGCCCGTTTCTCCTGGGAAACAGTCGTACACGGTACTGATAAGCAATCTTGCTAATAAAATACAGCCCATACTTCGCTATGATCTTGGAGATAGTGTTTTGCAGAAGCCCGAACCCTGTAAGTGTGGTAACCCGCTTCCGGCTATTCGTGTACAAGGCCGCTCTTCTGATGTGCTTACTTTTCCTAAGGATGGAGAAAAAGTAACTATTGCGCCTTTGGCATTCAGCGCTGTAGCTGCACATATTTCCGGAATTGATTTGTTCCAGCTTGTGCAGACCAGTCCGACAAATCTCCGTGTACGTCTGAAGCTTTCGGCAGGTGCAGAACCTGAGCTGGTTTGGCAAAAAGTACTCGCAGAGCTAACTGGTGCGCTAAAAGAGAATAGACTTGATAACATCACCCTGGAACAAGCTGAAGAACTGCCTGAACAGACATCCGGTGGCAAGTACAGGGAGGTCATACCATTAAAAAACATTTAA
- a CDS encoding efflux RND transporter periplasmic adaptor subunit → MKFNITQFIIVLAAVAFTVACGGKEESGEKEAAHHEHEEGSEIVELSAEQFEALDMKVDTLPLKNLSSMVQANGQLKVPPQNEATVTAIIGANVSSIKVIEGDEVKKGQVLAYLTHPNLTRLQGDYLETWNNLQFLEQDYQRQKRLYEEEVGSGKAFQQTQADYRSTQGMVKSLESQLRQFGMNPVRIKEGNFYDQVPVISPIDGSIVSVEVRTGQFVQPEKVLFEIVNIDHILAELMIFEKDVHKVKEGQRVRFTVETLPGKELYAEIYSVGKKFEQDPKAVRVHAEIENKSGNLIPGMYIKGQVLTDSAETYALPESAIIREGDQFLAFLAERKTEGESGRWIFTPIEVVTGISSNGWIAVKFLQEIPAGALFAMNNAYYLISEMKKGETGDDD, encoded by the coding sequence ATGAAATTTAATATAACGCAATTTATAATAGTCCTCGCTGCAGTTGCTTTCACCGTGGCCTGTGGTGGAAAAGAAGAATCAGGTGAAAAAGAAGCCGCCCATCACGAACACGAAGAAGGTAGTGAAATTGTAGAACTGTCCGCTGAGCAATTTGAAGCACTGGATATGAAAGTGGATACACTGCCACTTAAAAATCTCTCCTCAATGGTGCAGGCCAATGGCCAACTGAAAGTGCCGCCTCAAAATGAAGCTACCGTAACGGCCATTATCGGGGCCAATGTTTCTTCCATAAAAGTGATCGAGGGAGATGAGGTAAAGAAAGGGCAGGTATTGGCTTACCTCACGCATCCAAACCTCACCCGCTTGCAAGGCGATTATTTGGAAACCTGGAATAACCTCCAGTTCCTGGAGCAGGATTATCAGCGACAGAAAAGGCTTTATGAAGAAGAAGTGGGCTCAGGCAAAGCTTTTCAACAAACACAAGCCGACTATCGCTCCACCCAGGGAATGGTAAAAAGCCTGGAATCCCAATTGCGCCAGTTCGGGATGAACCCTGTCCGGATCAAGGAAGGCAATTTTTATGACCAGGTGCCGGTAATAAGCCCGATTGATGGTTCAATAGTAAGCGTAGAAGTTAGAACAGGTCAGTTTGTACAGCCTGAAAAAGTTCTTTTTGAAATTGTAAACATTGACCACATCCTTGCAGAACTTATGATCTTTGAAAAAGATGTGCACAAGGTAAAAGAAGGTCAACGGGTAAGGTTTACTGTAGAGACTTTACCAGGAAAAGAACTTTACGCTGAGATATACTCCGTAGGCAAAAAATTTGAGCAAGATCCCAAGGCGGTACGCGTACATGCAGAGATTGAAAACAAGAGCGGCAATCTAATACCTGGCATGTATATCAAAGGTCAGGTACTAACCGACAGCGCGGAAACGTATGCGCTGCCTGAAAGTGCAATCATACGTGAAGGGGATCAATTCCTCGCTTTCCTGGCCGAACGGAAAACAGAAGGCGAAAGCGGGCGCTGGATTTTTACCCCAATAGAAGTAGTAACAGGCATCTCAAGCAATGGGTGGATAGCAGTGAAGTTCCTTCAGGAAATTCCGGCCGGGGCATTGTTTGCTATGAACAATGCCTACTACCTGATTTCCGAAATGAAAAAGGGGGAAACAGGAGATGACGACTGA